The DNA region CGTCCGAGCGCACCACGCCGAGGCCGGGATGCAGGGTCGTGAACGGGTAGTCGGCGATCTTCGGCTTCGCCGCGGTGACGCTGGCCAGGAAGGTCGACTTGCCGGCATTCGGGAGACCGACGAGGCCGGCATCGGCGATCAGCTTGAGCCGCAGCCAGATCCACATCTCCTGGCCTTCCAGGCCGGGATTGGCGTGCTTCGGGGCGCGGTTCGTGGAGGTCGTGAAGTAGGCGTTGCCGAAGCCGCCGTTGCCGCCCTTCGCGAGGCGGATCCTCTGGCCGACCTCGGTGAGGTCGGCGAGCAGCGTCTCGCCGTCCTCGGAGAAGATCTGCGTGCCGGCCGGGACCTTCAGGACCGTGTCGGCGCCGTTGGCGCCGTGGCAGTTCGAGCCCATGCCGTGCTCGCCCTTCTTGGCCTTGAAGTGCTGCTGGTAGCGGTAGTCGATCAGGGTGTTGAGACCCTCGACGCACTCCACCCAGACATCGCCGCCGCGGCCGCCGTCGCCGCCGTTCGGTCCACCGAACTCGATGAACTTCTCGCGTCGGAACGAGACGCAGCCCGGACCGCCGTCACCGGAGCGGACATAGACCTTGGCTTCGTCGAGGAACTTCACGACCTGAATCCTTTGTCGGGCGCGGATTCGCGACCCGCACCATCACCCTGTCGACGGCCGCCGGCCAGCCCCGGCGCCGCGGGGCCGCCTCAGGCGGCCTGCGTCATCGCCGGCTCCGACGGCGGATTCTCCCAGCGCCGCCGGTCGAGGCTGAAGAGGTCGACCGGCAGATCCGCGCCGCGCGCCGGGAACGGCCGGGTCGCGCTGCCGTCCTGCACGAAGCCGCAGGTCTCCAGCACGCGCCGGGACGCCGGGTTGACCGTGCGGGCCGACGCGGCGAGGTCCGTCCCGCCGGTATAGGCGAAGAAGGCGTGGCACAGGGCCGTCACGGCCTCGGCCATCAGGCCGGTGCCCCAGTAGGGCTGCCCGAGCCAGTAGCCGAGTTCAGGCGGCCCGTCGGCCCGCTCCTCGATGCTGATCACACCGACGAGGCT from Methylobacterium sp. NMS14P includes:
- the obgE gene encoding GTPase ObgE; this encodes MKFLDEAKVYVRSGDGGPGCVSFRREKFIEFGGPNGGDGGRGGDVWVECVEGLNTLIDYRYQQHFKAKKGEHGMGSNCHGANGADTVLKVPAGTQIFSEDGETLLADLTEVGQRIRLAKGGNGGFGNAYFTTSTNRAPKHANPGLEGQEMWIWLRLKLIADAGLVGLPNAGKSTFLASVTAAKPKIADYPFTTLHPGLGVVRSDGREFVLADIPGLIEGAHEGVGLGDKFLAHVERCRVLLHLVDGTSEHAGKTYKLVRGEIEAYGNGLAEKPEIVALSKADALDAETLKSQVAKLKRAAGRAPLVLSSASRKGVPEALRAIQSEIDASAEAKRKPVAAWQP
- a CDS encoding GNAT family N-acetyltransferase produces the protein MFPDLTRDDVFRIETRRLWLRWPTAKDRDAILKLAGDPSVAAMLARVPHPLPAPAVDAFVLQARSQNAAGSALTLALAPRAAPGSLVGVISIEERADGPPELGYWLGQPYWGTGLMAEAVTALCHAFFAYTGGTDLAASARTVNPASRRVLETCGFVQDGSATRPFPARGADLPVDLFSLDRRRWENPPSEPAMTQAA